A genomic region of Miscanthus floridulus cultivar M001 chromosome 3, ASM1932011v1, whole genome shotgun sequence contains the following coding sequences:
- the LOC136545840 gene encoding transcription factor WRKY45-2-like: MAGGSGGATTEQLIFRAQKSTNHLKALLAKLLPPAAGGGYGAGAECSGSDVDALLSDISDSLSQAITSLRIPTVGQPAAASTAARRSPAGAGGRRSAATRRTSRRARMDGASRMIVLQNGVHDSYTWRKYGQKEILGARFPRSYYKCGRRPGCPAKKQVQQCDADPSKLEITYFEAHTCDDRPPSSSHSVPDPTTGSDALLVPATAVPLPSAQCYGGRPSSPLHQVPYATTIGSSNVLTTTGRLLPVAAVPGALPSASYDPVPDVTDSTPSLEQEQAHDLLHIPSPACSQSELLPVEVAKLDCDFAVPEI, encoded by the exons ATGGCAGGTGGCTCAGGTGGCGCGACGACCGAGCAGCTCATCTTCAGAGCTCAGAAGTCAACCAACCATCTCAAGGCACTGCTAGCCAAGCTGCTACCGCCGGCGGCGGGAGGAGGCTATGGCGCCGGGGCAGAGTGCTCTGGCAGCGACGTGGACGCCCTCCTGTCGGACATCTCCGATTCACTGTCTCAAGCGATTACGTCTCTGCGGATCCCCACAGTTGGGCAGCCAGCGGCTGCCAGCACCGCCGCCAGGAGGAGCCCAGCCGGTGCCGGCGGCAGGAGATCAGCAGCGACAAGGAGAACTTCTCGACGGGCCAG GATGGATGGTGCGTCCCGAATGATAGTGTTACAGAATGGAGTTCATGATTCGTACACATGGAGGAAGTACGGGCAGAAGGAAATTCTGGGCGCCAGATTTCCAAG GAGTTATTATAAATGTGGCCGCAGGCCCGGCTGCCCTGCGAAGAAGCAGGTGCAGCAATGCGACGCCGACCCGTCCAAGCTGGAGATCACCTACTTTGAGGCACACACGTGCGATGATCGACCACCGTCGTCGTCCCATTCTGTTCCAGATCCGACGACCGGCTCGGACGCTCTGCTCGTACCAGCCACGGCCGTTCCATTGCCATCAGCTCAGTGCTACGGCGGCCGACCGTCGTCGCCGTTGCACCAAGTGCCATACGCGACAACGATCGGCTCGTCCAACGTACTGACGACCACCGGTCGTCTTCTGCCGGTTGCTGCCGTTCCAGGCGCTCTGCCTAGTGCAAGCTATGACCCAGTTCCGGATGTCACGGACAGCACGCCGTCGTTGGAGCAAGAGCAAGCCCATGATCTGCTTCACATACCTTCGCCGGCTTGTTCACAGTCAGAGCTGCTGCCCGTGGAGGTTGCCAAGCTGGATTGCGACTTTGCTGTACCCGAGATTTAA